One Antedon mediterranea chromosome 1, ecAntMedi1.1, whole genome shotgun sequence genomic window, ACATGAAAGACAAAATCCAAACTGTAACTAAAAGACAACCCTATAATGTGTACCGGGGTTCCCAATTCAGAGGAAGAGTCATGAACAGGGGTAGAGGAACTTGGCGGTTTAACCCTTATGAAGGAACTAGAGGCCGTGGATACTCTAGGGGTCCTTTTTTAGGACAACCTCTCAGGAGAGGACAGTGGTCAAGCCACAAGAAACCATTCACAAAATCCAAAGCCCCGTTGAAAACACAAGAAAAGAAATAACTAATGAGGTAAGTATATACTTAAATCCCAATCAGTTTATTGGGGGACAGATAAGAAAATATGAATCAGAGTGGAATAAATACACTTCTGATCAGATTGTGCTTAATATTATCAAGGGATACCAGTTGGAATTTTGTAACTCTCCACCAATTCAGGAGAGGATTCCATATCCCTATAAGTTAAACTACCATGAGGTTAGTGCTGTGGATAATGAGATATTATCCCTAATCAAAAAACAGGTGATTGAAAGGGCCACTCCTGAGGACCACGAATTCATTTCTAACATAAGAAATATGGGGGAATCCAAATGATCCTAGATCTATCAAAACTAAATGAGTACATTGTTTACCATCATTTTAAGATGGATTCCTTGGAACAAGCTATTAACCTTGTTACAAAAAATTGCTTTTTTGCCTccttggatttaaaagatgctTATTATTCAATACCAATTCACCAATCATTTAGGAAATACCTTCGCTTTCTCTGGAAGGGAGAGAAATGGCAATTTAAAGCATTGCCAAATGGCTTAACATCAGGTCCAAGGATCTTTACTAAAATTCTTAAAGTGCCAATGTCCATCATCAGGAGTATCGGTCACGAGATAGTAGCATATATTGATGATACACTCGTCATTGCAGAAACGCAATCTACTGCTAAACAAGCAGTATCAGATACTGTTCGGATGCTACAACAATTGGGTTTTGTAATTCATCCTACCAAGTCTGTTCTAATTCCTACTCATAAAATTGAATTTCTTGGGTTTGTCATTGACTCCAGTCTCATGACAATTACATTAACTCAACGCAAAATTGAACAAATTACTGAATTTTCCAAACAAATAATGACGTCAAAGAGAATAACAATTCGACAATTGGCATGTTATATTGGGAAAGTAGTAGCATCATTTCCTGGGGCAGAGTATGGGAAGTTACATTATAGAGAATTAGAAAGAGAGAAAATTAAATATCTTGCCATAAATAGAGGTAATTTTGAAGCAAAAATAAAGATCAGTATATGTGCCAGAGAAGAAGCTAGATGGTGGTATATGAATGTCGGCCAGGTAGTTAGAAATATTCATAGACAAAATCCAGGTTTAACACTAGAGTCCGATGCTAGTGGATTAGGATGGGGTGGTTCTAATGGAATTACTCATATTGGAGGTCGTTGGGGACCAGTTGACATTGACCAGGActctatatttaatataaatcaatTGGAACTAAAAGCAGCGTTCTTAATGCTACAATCATTTTGTAATTCAAAAAGAGATATTCATGTAAGACTAAAACTAGATAACACTACAGCAATtgcatatattaataatatgggAGGCACTAAATCgaaaaaatgtaatgatttaGCAAAAAATCTATGGGAATGGTGTATTCAACGTAACATATGGGTAACTGCTGTGCACTTACCTGGCCTGCAGAATATTGTGGCAGATAAAATGTCCCGACAGTTTGAAGATGAATTGGAGTGGAAACTTGATCCAAAAATATTCCTGAAACTGAATGAATTACAGGGACAGGCTGATATTGACCTGTTTGCCTCTCGCTTGAATACACAATTACCAAAATATGTGTCTTGGTACCCTGACCCAGGGGCAATAGATGTGGATGCATTCTCATTGAATTGGAATAGACTTAACTTTTATGCCTTTCCTCCATTTTGTGTCGTAGGAAGGTGTATTCAAAAAATTATCAAAGATAAAGCAGAGGGAATTTTAATTGTCCCTAACTGGCCAACCCAGGCATGGTTTGCTAAACTACTAAAGATTTTAATTGATAATCCTATTGTGGTACCAAAAGCAAAAAACCTCCTTACATTTAATAGTTGGTGTGAACAAAACCCATCCTTTATCACACAAATTACAACTATTATCTTGTAGATTATCAGGGGATCATTCAAAAGCAGAGGTGTACCGGATGCAGCAGTCAACATCTTACTGGCATCTTGGCTGACAGCAACCAAATCACAATATGGATCCTACATTAATAGATGGTGTGACTTTTGTAGTGAACAACAGAGTAATCCGTTGCAACcagatttaaataatgtattactattTCTCACAAATCTTTTTGAAAGTGGGATAGGTTAGTGCACTCAATACAGCAAGGAGTGCATTATCATCTTTTGTTACTCTTGAGGGGAATATCCCAATTAGTAATCATCCATTAGTGTCTCGATTCATGAAAGGCGTATTTAATCTTAAACCACCTCAACCAAGATATAATGATATATGGAATGCAGGTGATTTGCTGAAATATCTTCGAACATTACAGCCTACTTGTGAGCTCAGGTTACGGGACTTAACTTATAAACTTGTAGCATTAATAACACTGATTACAGCTAGCCGAATCCAGACAGTTCATTTACTACGTATAGATAATATGATTATTGAGAATGATTATGTTGAATTTAGAATAAATGAGTTAATCAAACAAAGTAGACCAGGCTACCATGGCCAAAGGATTCGTTTAGATGCCTATCAGGCTGAGGATAATTTGTGCATAGTAAATGTGTTAAAGTGTTATTTAGCAAAGACCGCATTGTTACGCAAAGATGAACAGCAGTTACTTATTAGTTATAGAAAACCTCATGATAAGGTTTCAAAAGATACCATAGCAAGGtggataaaaacaattttattaaacTCTGGAATTGATAGTAAATACAAACCACATTCAGTGAGGGCAGCGGCGGCGTCCGCTGCTAATACTAAGAGTGTGCCAGTTACCCAAATTATGCTAAATGCGGGCTGGACGAGTGAACACACGTTTCgaaaattttataataaaccaGTTTTGGTAGAAAATTCAGAGTTTCAGGAGGCTATTCTTAAGATGTAGTTTAGATACTTGGTTTTGCATACAGATTTCTGTTGAAGCATGTTTTAGTGTTGTTTTGAATTGGTTGATCTTTGATGAATAAATTGAAATGgacattcattaaaaaatgaaaagttGTATATAGTGCTTTTCTATTACGGTTTATTGTTGGTGAGATGACCACAGAGTAGCTTTCAATATCTCACAATAATCTCGTAACCACGTATTACGAGATGAAATGGAAAGATTAAACGAGTACTTACCTAAGTATGAAGTTTGGTCTTCATTTCATGAAGTAATGGTAGTGGGTAGAGATTATGTGCCCGTCCTCGCCCACCCTTTACTTTcgcataaaatattttattaaatttcatcGTTTAATTGGTGTTTATTACTCTGTGGTAATCTCAAGTTCAAGTCTGCTCTACGCATGCCCTAGGCTCGTATCTCACATAATCTtatattcttatatttatttgctcaattcattatctttcgaaattgtcatctttgagtttattttgataattccatcataccaaaaaattagaacatgatgtatGTCCCGTAATtccacctatgctacactgtatatatatacagtatatactgtacatattgtatatggcattataataggcacaactcagcactataagcgtatgcatcatgtcataggatggcgtacatcaactttttacgatcgtatgttaacgtacatgcatgtttaaaaagtgttaatttcattaaaatgataaaaatgatcacctataattcgtcaaagtgacgaattaaattctagttttctTGTTTagtcttgtatttttatatttaatgtttctctttttatttcatttacattatactgttttataaatttgtactgtatttggaaagcaataaatattacttacttacttacttacttatgGATAGTGTTtcaaaaaacatacatttttttttatttatacagtttttcaggtaagtaatacgtttcattatttttatacataattattgtttatagcATTGATAatgtattttcttatatttttttcatttataaagaGATGATGAAGAGAGGCATATTCCATTTATTTAGTTGTTTTAATACATTAGCTTTGTATATGCTAACTGTAGCAAACCAATTGAAAACACATGATCTACATATGGATTTCCAGTGCcaagtattatattttttaaatttgcctCGATATCGAATTTAGTTAGTGTATGCTCATTTATGTAAAGCCACAAATTATTTGCTTCCgcgcattaaaaaaataaatgtgcaTCATCTTCAACACAGTTGCATTGTGGacatttgtttatgtttacaatTTTCCATATACATAACCTCTTTCTAGTTGGAATAATCCTATGTAGTAACTtaggtcgtgtttatacaacaccctaaatttgaacacggctttaatttttagcgtgttgttcgcaccgaggtcaacccaccttaacgtttgctgttatactagaaatcacgataccatgttgtaccggaagtttcatcaacacgcagtgcatgctaggataaaaggtcaaattgttgatcgcttgaattggctgggttgtcaacaatcatcgtcgcctcctcgctgtccgGTGTATTCGCGCGGTtcttaccattttcattattgtattcgttcacgtttgcattgttgtttattttgttctcggttcatttaaattaataaaagttattttaagggtttcattgtttcatctatacactatggaagaagatgccatttttgcgatgttattttttattctgtttggagtgggaaacgatagaggcctactaccactacgagttggccccactaggctaggcgtaaagcttggttcccactagaacgtaatgcaaggacgtaaacgcaacgcaagcgttttaaccaatgacaagcgaagttatagacagttagcaatcacaagcgaataagccatcgattgtgattggtcaattcacttgcgttgcgttacgtccttgtgttgcgtcgctagtgggaaccacgcttaagacgtggtaggaggatgattgctggcagtgaagcagcaataaatgggcccaatcttgttagcaacgtcgcatgacatgattgatattacgacctgttttaacgagaggtcaaaatataccctgaggacacttccaacacggtaatGGCGACCaggaatccaccaaattttaggattcagccaagtagccttttttgcaattaaaatctcattacacggaatctctttgttgttatacaacacacttttaaagttaatttgttTAAGCTTGTTTTcctttattaattttattttacgcTCCCAGGTTAATTTCCAATCAATTGTAGTATTAAAGTACAACTGCCATTTTATTTGACATTTTGGTTCTATAcctttttttctaataaaacaGTTATATATTTGCTTACTtgttattttacataatttagtAGTAGGCTGAACCTTGTCCTgtattgtattttcattttttgactTAATAACGTCTTTCCATTCCATGGCTTGTAGTAAGTAATAAAATTCTGCTATCCAATTTGATTTTGAAATTAGAATTTCAAGTAACATATTCGAATTAATGAATCTATTACCTAAAacaatatcttttatttttctaatacCGGATCTTATCCAGTTTCTATACAGTAGTGATAGGCTGTAACTTATAAATTTATTTCCCCAAATGTTTTGTTCTAATATTTCATCATAGCCTGATGGccattttaatacaatttcatTATATTTAGTTAATGCATTTAATACATCTAGATAAAAACTAGGTATAcctttataacattttatatcataGTGAGACATATTTTCAAGGACATCTAGAGGTCcgatattatttaaatacatagTCGGTAAGTATTTCCACTTTGAAGTGCTTGCATCTGCAATTTTAGATCCGGTGCCTTTATTCCACCATGACAATATTCATTTATAAGtgttgacctttttattttttctcctTTTTTATCCCATAGAAAATCATATACTATGTTATCAACTTGTTTTATGACATATTCAAATACTTGCCATGTGAATCAGTTTTTCTAAAGCTAGTTGTTTCAAGATTACAACTTTTTCGCCAAGAATTGAGTATATGTTTCAGTGATTCCATTTTTTCGGTCCAGTTTTTTGTATAACACAAAGCTTTATCATGGCCTAcgaatacaaaaagtattttaaaaccaCAAGATGTCCGGTTGATATTGAAAAGATTAAATTTCCTCATTTTCCATCTTCCTAGCCACATGGCAATTGTTTTTCCTTTATTTAGTTGTATACCTGAGATTTTGCCAAAATCTATTATTGTATCTAAGCTTCTTTTAATACTATAttcatctttaataataatCGGCTAGCTgagatattttcaattcatttatatgATTCTCTTTATTTGGTATCACAGTACcttttataaaaattatcattCCTTATTTCTAAGGCCATGATTTCCGTTACCATGACAAAAAGTAGAGCTGATAGTGGGCAGCCCTGTCTAATGCCTCTATCGGCCGTATCCTTAAACcagactttagtcgtagttcgagctaaaacttaaaaaatgacgtcattttaattcataaacctaacttcaactaaatcgccgactaattcaggccaaccctgactaaatcgagacggattttgatcgatttttttagtcctggagggggcaggctaaatggtcgactaaatggtttttaaacgatgtttatggaaaacgtaacagtcattgagttgttatattggtcagatattgaagaatgaaatatctatttttatattagtttaattaaatatacattggtataagttataataatgaaaatcatctttatttacaaccgtatacaaattacattattttcttcgcgcaagtccgacttgaactacgtcacgccatagcgacaatggcagatgcgggaattcaccacgcgatggaatgtttagggggcctagcgctttcttgtcacgctatgaagtgtgtggttcgtcgcgatcatactttgttggagccctagaaaatatgaaagttacggtaccgccatggttcctaattATATTtcgaagattttgtttgttgttaatcaaaagtacttcactgttaaattaatactgatcttgttctaataattaacgattcaaattatttttcatgtatatagtcctgatgcgtaaaaagtgttgtaagaaaatggaaagtgatatcaatgcgcaaaatttcgtctgctcctcaaatactctgttgtcattggccaatgtatagcctttgttacccagacgtgtgcaactcgactaaaagctcgacttcattaagtcgaactgcaaacttcgactacttcgttttttaatcgaatttaaagtaatagctcgaactacgactttttcaagtcgaacttcgaactacaactaaagtccggtttaagaatatgGGCGTATGTGTAATGAAGCTGTTTGAAACCCATCCATTGTTTACTACAATACATTCTGAGTGGTAATATAGGACATTTAcccattttttaaatgatggaCCAAAGTTGAAGTGACGTAATGTACTAAATAACAAATCTCTACTTACAGTATCGAAAGCTTTGCTAAAATCTAGGCTTTTAAATGGCTCCTGATAAATTTTCAGAATCAGAATATTCAAGTAAATCTTCTATTAGCCTGATATTTTCGCCGCCAAAGATTAGATTATCATGCTCTCCTTTTTTATAGATAAGGTTAATCACACCTCTTCTCTGGGTATATGATAGATTGCCTATCTCGAAGCATTGGTTTGTTACATACGAGAAAACCAATTTTTGgcaaaaaaaatttataaaattctaCAGTTAGGCCATCTGTACCGGGTgctttattaattttcattttacgTAGTGCTTTTTCACATTCTTGAATGGATATTGCACATTCGCAGGACAGTTGTTCAGGGATTGAAAGTTTGGGtgatttgtttgattttaaataattatcaattttaagttgttcAACGTTTTGATTGGAATACAACTTTTCAAAGTGGCTAACTTCTTCAGCTAGTATATCTTTAGTAGTTAAAGCATATGTATCATTTGCtcctttaatttttttaatttgtctttttcTACTCCTTCTTCTATCCATTTTGTTCTTGACCGGATTTGAGCACCTTTGGCTTcataagtatatattttttctaatttttgtgtttttgtttttaattctaATTCGATTTTTTCGTCATTTTGACCGGTTACCAGATCAATATTTAGTTGATTGATttctttttgtaatttttctttttcactctttttactcggggtacccgagtctaggacttactcattttctcctcctcttcctccatctgaacactattgagtaaaaagtgcgttttttaaagtactactcctcccttattagttgtagtattgagctgggatttggcatgaatatactacagggacatgtcctcaaatctatagagccggattttttaatttcaaaccggatgcagccatatgacgtctcgaagatggtaccatatagccgtatttggtaggttattgatgtgtatgtgacgtcacatcccgtcttaagacgtcattacagcttaatttgctgtaccccgagtatcgcacattcgtgcttttttgttaattaatttgtttaattaagaagccacaatgtgtgacacaccaCACAGCGTaatgtagttatatgcggcttcttggcgtagtggttatcacgtttgcttaacacgtagaaggtacctggttcgagcccgggtgaaacctttttttttaactttatggtgaaaagtactgtatacgcaatatgataattatacacagtatatcttatttttattatttttttaaataactattttgtgtaatcggtaattatcacttttacacatgtttattttgctttgtgcttattaccatatttattctgtaatgtaaatggattaaaaaactttgtgtaacccacatttttagtgcaagaggtttcgtagtgtagtggttgtcaagtctgcttaacaacacgcagaaggtcccggttcgagccctggcgaaacctatttttctttaactttatggtgaaatatactgtacgTAATATGAtagagtatatctcgttttattacttggggtacctgagtctataggactctctcatcttttcctcttcttctacCATCCAgacactattgagcaaaaagtgcgatttataaagtaccactcctcccttattcgttgtagtattgagctcggatttagcatgaatatactacagggacatgtcctcaaagctatagagccggattttttaatttcaaaccggatgcagccatatcacgtctcgaagatggtaccgtatagccgtatttggtagcgcggttattgatgtgtatgtgacgttacatccggtcttatgatgtcattacagcttctttcgctgtaccccgagtattgcacattcgtgcttttttgttaattaatttgtttaattaagaagccacaatgtgtgacacaccaCACAGCGTAATGTAGTTATATGctgcttcttggcgtagtggttatcacgtttgcttaacacgcagaaggtacctggttcgagcccgggcgaaaccttttttttttaactttatggtgaaaagtactgtatacgcaatatgataattatacacagtatatcttatttttattatttttttaaataactattttgtgtaatcggtaattatcacttttacacatgtttattttgctttgtgcttattaccatatttattctgtaatgtaaatggattaaaaaactttgtgtaacccacatttttagtgcaagaggtttcgtagtgtagtggttgtcaagtctgcttaacaacacgcagaaggtcccggttcgagccctggcgaaatctatttttctttaactttatggtgaaatatactgtacgtaatatgatatagagtatctcgttttattactcggggtacctgagtctatgactctctcatcttttcctcttcttctacCATCCAgacactattgagcaaaaagtgctatttataaagtactactcctcccttattcgttgtagtattgagctcggatttagcatgaatatactacagggacatgtcctcaaagctatagagccggattttttaatttcaaaccggatgcagccatatcacgtctcgaagatggtaccgtatagccgtatttggtagcgcggttattgatgtgtatgtgacgttacatccggtcttatgacgtcattacagcttcatttgctgtaccccgagtatcgcacattcgtgctttttactcggggtacccgagtctaggacttactcattttctcctcctcttcctccatctggacactattgagtaaaaagtgcgatttttaaagtactactcctcccttattagttgtagtattgagctgggatttggcatgaatatactacagggacatgtcctcaaatctatagagccggatttttaaatttcaaatcggatgcagccatatgacgtctagaagatggtaccatatagccgtatttggtaggttattgatgtgtatgtgacgtcacatcccgtcttaagacgtcattacagcttcatttgctgtaccccgagtatcgcacattcatgcttttttgttaattaatttgtttaattaggaagccacaatgtgtgacacaccaCACAGCGTaatgtagttatatgcggcttcttggcgtagtggttatcacgtttgcttaacacgtagaaggtacctggttcgagcccaggcgaaacttttttttttaactttatggtgaaaagtactgtatacgcaatatgataattatacacagtatatcttatttttattatttttttaaataactattttgtgtaatcggtaattattattattacttttacacatgtttattttgctttgtgcttattaccatatttattctgtaatgtaaatggattaaaaaactttgtgtaacccacatttttagtgcaagaggtttcgtagtgtagtggttgtcaagtctgcttaacacgaaGAAGGTCcacggttcgagccctggcgaaacctatttttctttaactttatggtgaaatatactgtacgtaatatgatatagagtatatctcgttttattactcggggtacctgagtct contains:
- the LOC140050560 gene encoding uncharacterized protein, which encodes MDSLEQAINLVTKNCFFASLDLKDAYYSIPIHQSFRKYLRFLWKGEKWQFKALPNGLTSGPRIFTKILKVPMSIIRSIGHEIVAYIDDTLVIAETQSTAKQAVSDTVRMLQQLGFVIHPTKSVLIPTHKIEFLGFVIDSSLMTITLTQRKIEQITEFSKQIMTSKRITIRQLACYIGKVVASFPGAEYGKLHYRELEREKIKYLAINRGNFEAKIKISICAREEARWWYMNVGQVVRNIHRQNPGLTLESDASGLGWGGSNGITHIGGRWGPVDIDQDSIFNINQLELKAAFLMLQSFCNSKRDIHVRLKLDNTTAIAYINNMGGTKSKKCNDLAKNLWEWCIQRNIWVTAVHLPGLQNIVADKMSRQFEDELEWKLDPKIFLKLNELQGQADIDLFASRLNTQLPKYVSWYPDPGAIDVDAFSLNWNRLNFYAFPPFCVVGRCIQKIIKDKAEGILIVPNWPTQAWFAKLLKILIDNPIVIIRGSFKSRGVPDAAVNILLASWLTATKSQYGSYINRWCDFCSEQQTRSALSSFVTLEGNIPISNHPLVSRFMKGVFNLKPPQPRYNDIWNAGDLLKYLRTLQPTCELRLRDLTYKLVALITLITASRIQTVHLLRIDNMIIENDYVEFRINELIKQSRPGYHGQRIRLDAYQAEDNLCIVNVLKCYLAKTALLRKDEQQLLISYRKPHDKVSKDTIARWIKTILLNSGIDSKYKPHSVRAAAASAANTKSVPVTQIMLNAGWTSEHTFRKFYNKPVLVENSEFQEAILKM